Proteins encoded by one window of Halorubrum ruber:
- a CDS encoding matrixin family metalloprotease: protein MRNASAVAAVALLVVLAGCGGLGGEMAGPLGAPSPSIESVDAPESLGHDERATIEATARWEGLADDGGDSSSDGGGSGGSESPNATLDPVRVTVRVGDATLLAENRTVPANGTMRVTAAVDAAALDPGEHEIRVTVGEASATRAVVVEEARPAAFAVSDIEAPESVAYGEDLTVTATVANEGDLAGNQTVRIRYGTGASANRTVALDGGAEAEASVTFADVRLDGGDYPVVVTTANRTRERTVSVIHPSPYGKTTLDLYVDDEAVDRNVSDVVAAATGYWERSDERYLGYPVEYERVGDEADADVVLRFDQVERCGVEETNETRYFGCADLLVDEPRTPMTATVDPRISDAEMNATIIHELGHVQGLEHGEEPAGLMSATSTLATHQPVKVHLRADDGAVTGPVEDEVAAALDYFAAREDVAGSDGFAWEFVDSAREAHVQITYDEAGDVCFSDGGGSCSVAGEYYGQEDVRLEELDEEVVAWHVGASLAPVLLEEVPPELTSEADRREREAWPG, encoded by the coding sequence ATGCGTAACGCAAGCGCCGTCGCCGCCGTCGCCCTGCTCGTCGTCCTCGCCGGCTGCGGCGGGCTCGGCGGGGAGATGGCCGGCCCCCTCGGGGCGCCGTCGCCGTCGATCGAGTCCGTCGACGCGCCGGAGTCGCTCGGGCACGACGAGCGGGCGACGATCGAGGCGACCGCGCGGTGGGAGGGCCTCGCGGACGACGGCGGCGACAGCAGTAGCGACGGGGGCGGGAGCGGGGGGTCGGAGAGCCCGAACGCGACGCTCGACCCGGTTCGGGTGACGGTCCGCGTCGGCGACGCGACGCTGCTCGCGGAGAACCGGACTGTCCCCGCGAACGGGACGATGCGGGTGACGGCCGCGGTCGACGCCGCGGCGCTCGACCCGGGCGAACACGAGATCAGGGTGACCGTTGGCGAGGCGAGCGCGACCCGCGCCGTCGTCGTCGAGGAGGCGCGGCCGGCGGCGTTCGCGGTCTCGGACATCGAGGCCCCCGAGAGCGTGGCGTACGGCGAGGACCTCACCGTCACGGCGACCGTGGCGAACGAAGGCGATCTGGCGGGGAACCAGACCGTTCGGATCCGGTACGGGACCGGCGCGAGCGCGAACCGGACCGTGGCGCTCGACGGCGGCGCGGAGGCGGAGGCGTCCGTCACGTTCGCGGACGTGCGGCTCGACGGCGGCGACTACCCGGTCGTCGTGACGACCGCGAACCGGACGCGCGAGCGGACCGTCTCGGTTATCCACCCGAGTCCGTACGGGAAGACGACGCTCGACCTCTACGTCGACGACGAGGCGGTCGACCGGAACGTCTCGGACGTCGTCGCGGCCGCGACGGGCTACTGGGAGCGGAGCGACGAGCGCTACCTCGGCTACCCGGTCGAGTACGAGCGCGTCGGCGACGAAGCGGACGCCGACGTCGTCCTCCGGTTCGATCAGGTAGAGCGGTGCGGCGTGGAGGAGACCAACGAGACGCGGTACTTCGGCTGCGCGGACCTCCTCGTCGACGAGCCGCGGACGCCGATGACCGCGACCGTCGACCCGCGGATCTCCGACGCGGAGATGAACGCGACGATCATCCACGAGCTCGGCCACGTTCAGGGGCTCGAACACGGCGAGGAGCCCGCCGGCCTGATGAGCGCGACGAGCACGCTCGCGACGCACCAGCCGGTGAAGGTCCACCTGCGCGCCGACGACGGCGCGGTCACGGGCCCAGTCGAGGACGAGGTGGCCGCCGCGCTCGATTACTTCGCGGCGCGCGAGGACGTCGCCGGGAGCGACGGGTTCGCGTGGGAGTTCGTCGATAGCGCGCGCGAGGCGCACGTCCAGATCACCTACGACGAGGCCGGCGACGTCTGCTTCTCTGACGGCGGCGGGTCCTGTTCGGTCGCGGGCGAGTACTACGGGCAGGAGGACGTGCGGTTGGAGGAGTTAGACGAGGAGGTCGTCGCGTGGCACGTCGGCGCGTCGCTGGCGCCGGTGCTGTTAGAGGAGGTGCCGCCGGAGCTCACAAGCGAGGCGGACAGGCGTGAGCGGGAGGCGTGGCCGGGATAG
- a CDS encoding type II toxin-antitoxin system HicB family antitoxin gives MSTGREIRLIEEDEGGWSAIDQELNVASQGETREEALSNLDEAVELTKEAREADTNAPEPDAPWFEE, from the coding sequence ATGAGTACTGGACGGGAGATCCGCCTGATCGAGGAGGACGAGGGGGGATGGTCGGCGATCGATCAAGAGCTGAACGTCGCCAGCCAAGGTGAGACGCGTGAGGAGGCGCTTTCGAACCTCGACGAGGCGGTCGAACTGACGAAGGAGGCCCGCGAGGCGGACACGAACGCGCCAGAGCCGGACGCTCCCTGGTTCGAGGAATGA
- a CDS encoding SRPBCC family protein has product MDELVVSTEVYADPEEVYAFLLDFPQYANYSEYLREVRTVTGDGGPGTKYALTFAWWKISYTARSEVTGVAPPKRIDWEITKDIDAGGCWRVTPPESVERDDDADATDDAPCEVALEVAFDPGSASSDALDLPRLVSFDWVLKKAIPLIRDEAERVVERAVQDLEGSTRDVDLDVYVDSDRI; this is encoded by the coding sequence GTGGACGAACTCGTCGTGAGTACGGAGGTGTACGCCGACCCGGAGGAGGTGTACGCGTTCCTGCTTGATTTCCCGCAGTACGCGAACTACTCCGAGTACCTCCGCGAGGTCCGAACCGTCACCGGCGACGGCGGTCCCGGGACCAAGTACGCGCTCACGTTCGCGTGGTGGAAGATCTCCTACACCGCCCGCTCGGAGGTGACCGGCGTCGCCCCGCCGAAGCGGATCGACTGGGAGATCACGAAAGACATCGACGCCGGCGGCTGTTGGCGCGTGACACCGCCCGAGAGCGTCGAGCGCGACGACGACGCGGACGCGACCGACGATGCCCCCTGCGAGGTCGCGCTCGAAGTCGCGTTCGACCCCGGGTCGGCCAGCTCCGACGCGCTCGACCTCCCGCGGCTCGTCTCGTTCGACTGGGTGTTGAAGAAGGCGATCCCGCTGATCAGAGACGAGGCCGAGCGGGTCGTCGAGCGCGCCGTTCAGGACTTGGAGGGGTCGACGCGCGACGTCGACCTCGACGTGTACGTCGATTCCGACCGGATCTGA
- a CDS encoding ABC transporter ATP-binding protein, translated as MAADERNAFEVYRDRVDRPLGRLFREYGASEAHWLVIGMAANVVARVAGLIPPVVLGVAIDAVFTGTGPYTLPIVPDAWLPTEAGAQFRLSVILIFGSFIVTGVFTYVYGIAANNFAHRVMHAVRTDSFDQMQRLDMTFFDDKQTGEVMSVLNNDASNLEVFLDNALQNSARLGVMLVGIAGVLVYYNYELAVVTLAAVPLMFLFTLWFMRAVEPRYVAQRSVVGDLNTALENALSGVELVKTSNTEAHESERVEDASYSYFQRTMAILRLNYVYRPGMELLAGLAFAATFAVGGFWLANGPPGPFTTELTVGTFVTFVLLTQQFVAPLAEVSNIIDQYENAKASCERVFGLRDIPVRIEDDDDAVELGGGTRSDGGSQQGGGSDEDGGGVTPAGDPDHGGVAGAVEYDDISFAYPENALVDPEEADEEVLSGVSFTAEPGDTVALVGPTGAGKSTLLKLLLRLYDVTDGAIRVDGHDVRDVTVESLRSSVGYVAQDTTLFDGTIAENIRYGRFTRIDEAGAEGLDEDAVRKRVIEAAKAAEAHEFIDSLPNGYETRIGERGVKLSGGQRQRLAIARVVLQDPAILILDEATSAVDTETEMLIQRSLDRLAADRTTFVIAHRLSTVTDADTALVLEDGEVVERGTHDELLAADGLYAKLWGVQAGEIDELPEEFVERARERHVDRAVERATESEVDSETLE; from the coding sequence ATGGCTGCCGACGAGCGCAACGCCTTCGAAGTGTACCGCGACCGGGTGGACCGACCCCTCGGCCGGCTGTTCCGCGAGTACGGGGCCTCGGAGGCCCACTGGCTCGTGATCGGGATGGCCGCCAACGTCGTCGCCCGCGTCGCGGGGCTGATCCCGCCGGTCGTCCTCGGCGTCGCCATCGACGCCGTCTTCACCGGCACCGGGCCCTACACGCTCCCGATCGTCCCCGACGCGTGGCTCCCCACGGAGGCGGGCGCGCAGTTCCGCCTCTCGGTGATCCTCATTTTCGGGTCGTTCATCGTGACGGGCGTGTTCACGTACGTCTACGGCATCGCCGCGAACAACTTCGCCCACCGCGTGATGCACGCGGTCCGCACCGACTCCTTCGACCAGATGCAGCGGCTCGACATGACCTTCTTCGACGACAAACAGACCGGGGAGGTCATGTCTGTCCTCAACAACGACGCCTCGAACCTGGAGGTCTTCTTGGACAACGCCCTCCAGAACTCCGCGCGCCTCGGCGTCATGCTCGTCGGCATCGCCGGCGTCCTCGTCTACTACAACTACGAGCTCGCGGTCGTCACCCTGGCCGCGGTCCCGCTCATGTTCCTCTTCACGCTCTGGTTCATGCGGGCGGTCGAGCCCCGCTACGTCGCGCAGCGCTCGGTCGTCGGCGACCTCAACACCGCCCTCGAAAACGCGCTGTCGGGCGTCGAGTTAGTGAAGACCTCCAACACGGAGGCCCACGAGAGCGAGCGCGTCGAGGACGCCTCCTACTCGTACTTCCAGCGCACGATGGCGATTCTCCGGCTCAACTACGTCTACCGGCCCGGGATGGAGCTGCTCGCCGGGCTCGCCTTCGCCGCTACCTTCGCCGTCGGCGGCTTCTGGCTCGCGAACGGCCCGCCGGGCCCGTTCACGACCGAACTCACCGTCGGCACCTTCGTCACCTTCGTCCTCCTCACCCAGCAGTTCGTCGCCCCGCTCGCGGAGGTGTCGAACATCATCGACCAGTACGAGAACGCCAAGGCCTCCTGCGAGCGCGTGTTCGGCCTGCGCGACATCCCGGTCCGCATCGAGGACGACGACGATGCGGTCGAACTCGGCGGCGGGACGCGGAGCGACGGCGGAAGCCAACAAGGCGGCGGGTCCGACGAGGACGGCGGCGGCGTGACGCCGGCCGGCGACCCCGACCACGGCGGCGTCGCTGGCGCCGTCGAGTACGACGACATCTCCTTCGCGTACCCCGAAAACGCCCTCGTCGACCCCGAAGAGGCTGACGAGGAGGTCCTCAGCGGGGTCTCTTTCACCGCCGAGCCGGGCGACACCGTGGCGCTCGTCGGCCCGACCGGCGCAGGGAAGTCGACGCTGCTCAAGCTCCTGCTCCGGCTGTACGACGTCACCGACGGTGCCATCCGCGTCGACGGCCATGACGTCCGCGACGTGACCGTCGAGAGCCTCCGCTCGTCGGTCGGCTACGTGGCGCAGGACACCACGCTGTTCGACGGCACCATCGCCGAGAACATCCGGTACGGTCGGTTCACGCGGATCGACGAGGCGGGCGCCGAGGGCCTCGACGAGGACGCGGTCCGCAAGCGGGTGATCGAGGCCGCGAAGGCCGCGGAGGCTCACGAGTTCATCGACTCCCTGCCGAACGGCTACGAGACGCGGATCGGCGAGCGCGGCGTGAAGCTCTCCGGCGGCCAGCGCCAGCGGCTCGCCATCGCCCGGGTGGTGCTTCAGGACCCCGCGATCCTGATTCTCGACGAGGCGACCTCGGCGGTCGACACCGAGACGGAGATGCTGATCCAGCGGTCGCTCGACCGACTGGCGGCCGACCGCACCACCTTCGTCATCGCGCACCGCCTCTCGACGGTGACGGACGCCGACACCGCGCTCGTATTGGAGGACGGCGAGGTCGTCGAGCGCGGCACCCATGACGAGCTGCTCGCGGCGGACGGGCTCTACGCGAAGCTGTGGGGCGTTCAGGCCGGCGAGATAGACGAGCTGCCGGAGGAGTTCGTCGAGCGCGCCCGCGAGCGCCACGTCGACCGCGCGGTCGAGCGGGCGACGGAGAGCGAGGTGGACTCGGAGACGCTGGAGTAG
- the gltB gene encoding glutamate synthase large subunit yields the protein MTKSRSTTRGVRDSESSGQERGLAAPTDDRSNCGIGGVVDLDGAPSHEAVTDAVELLENLEHRGTTGAEENTGDGAGIMVARPDEFFREVVDADLPEEYAVGSVFMPPEPGVQAEIHDVIAEVCAVYGLEVLAWRSVPTDNSDLGATALDSEPEVSQVFVAPVDGAGLAQRFTSEEDRSDDVDPDLLGFDRALYAARREIENAVSEVDGAGRFYVCSLDRQRVVYKGLLKGSQLDGYYPDLTDERFASHVALVHARFSTNTLGAWHLAHPYRNIVHNGEFNTIRGNVNWMRARENDLEHPAFGAELDTIKPVIDDPNQSDTASVDNALELLLQTDRDLPHALRMLIPEAFRGDDLMDDDRADFYDYHASLVEPWDGPALVIGFDGERVAGVLDRNGLRPCRYEVTTDDRLVVGSEVGALPTEPADVRRRGRLQPGEIFVADPEAGRIVPDDEVFEELTDEKYGEWVEDGQVDLDALTDEDGVAAGVDDGAVGGGDESSEADETEPTVRAHQAAFGYTTDSLNHLVEPMATDGKDPVGSMGDDTPLSVLADVDRPLFTYFKQLFAQVSNPPIDYIREELVTSLETRIGNQRNLLDETPEHAEQIVADSPVLTDAETTALRDLPGPGERTPGERDGGDDASAGPGFTSVTVDVTYDRDGSLVDAVSRVREDAAAAIEDGADVVVLSDRAVGPDRLAVPSLLATGAVHHHLVRKGLRNRAGVVVESGEPHEVHHLATLVGYGADAVDPYLAYASIADVVAGPDGADENEALAAYRHALEDGLLKTMAKMGISTMESYQGAQIFEAVGLDSEFVAEYFEGTEIRTEGIGAEQIEDDLRTRHAMAFGADPELETIGEYEHRSSGVKHGWNPQTVGTLQQAVRGGDYEQYQEFAELVNDQTEELQSLRGLLEFDSDRDPVPVEEVEPVESIVERFSTAAMSLGSISPEAHENNAIAMNRLGAKSNTGEGGEPPERFDTEKECTVKQVASGRFGVTSEYLANAEELQIKMAQGSKPGEGGHLPGKKVNEMIAHVRCSTPGVGLISPPPQHDIYSIEDLKQLIFDLKAASPEADVNVKLVSEAGIGTIAAGVAKANADVVHVSGHDGGTGASPKTSIKNAGLPWELGLAEANQMLRATGLRDRIRVSADGGLRTGRDVAVAAALGAEEYIFGTASLVTSGCVMARQCHENTCPVGVATQREDLRQRFPGQPDHVINYMTFIAQELREIMAEQGYTELEEFIGRPELLAQRETDHEKAKHLDLSAVIAEPAGESRTKVREQAHDGIDDLLDWDLIDEAAPAIEDGAPVALTRDIRNVDRAVGATLSNRVVSEHGGEGLPDDTISCRFDGEAGQSFGAFLAPGITMELSGAANDYVGKGLSGGRLVIDTPPEAAYDPTENVVAGNVCLYGATAGEMYVNGVAGERFGVRNSGVRAVVEGVGDHGCEYMTGGVVAVLGDTGRNFAAGMSGGIAYVYDPDDRLDDRVNRGMVSVSETLDDSDERMLRRLVENHRAYTESERAADLLDDWEAALDDFVRVFPDAYAEVIAEGKGADVREEPPAPAAAVPDADADATGQASSDD from the coding sequence ATGACCAAGTCACGTAGTACCACCCGGGGCGTACGCGACTCGGAGTCCTCGGGTCAGGAGAGGGGGCTCGCGGCGCCGACGGACGACCGGTCGAACTGCGGCATCGGCGGGGTCGTCGACCTCGACGGCGCGCCGTCGCACGAGGCCGTCACGGACGCGGTCGAACTGCTCGAGAACCTCGAACACCGCGGGACGACCGGCGCGGAGGAGAACACCGGCGACGGCGCGGGGATCATGGTTGCGCGTCCGGACGAGTTCTTCCGCGAGGTCGTCGACGCCGACCTTCCGGAGGAGTACGCGGTCGGCTCCGTGTTCATGCCGCCCGAACCGGGCGTCCAGGCGGAGATCCACGACGTCATCGCCGAGGTGTGCGCCGTCTACGGGCTGGAGGTGCTCGCGTGGCGCTCCGTCCCGACCGATAACAGCGACCTCGGCGCCACGGCGCTCGACTCGGAGCCGGAGGTGTCGCAGGTGTTCGTCGCGCCCGTCGACGGCGCGGGGCTTGCCCAGCGATTCACCAGCGAGGAGGATCGGTCTGACGATGTCGATCCGGACCTGCTCGGGTTCGACCGCGCGCTGTACGCCGCCCGCCGCGAGATCGAGAACGCGGTGTCCGAGGTCGACGGCGCCGGGCGCTTCTACGTCTGCTCGCTCGACCGCCAGCGCGTCGTCTACAAGGGCCTGCTGAAGGGCTCGCAGCTCGACGGCTACTACCCGGACCTGACCGACGAGCGGTTCGCGAGCCACGTCGCCTTGGTCCACGCGCGATTCTCGACGAACACGCTCGGCGCGTGGCACCTCGCGCACCCGTACCGCAACATCGTCCACAACGGCGAGTTCAACACGATCCGCGGCAACGTCAACTGGATGCGGGCCCGCGAGAACGACCTCGAACACCCGGCGTTCGGGGCCGAGCTCGACACGATCAAGCCGGTGATCGACGACCCGAACCAGTCCGACACCGCCAGCGTCGACAACGCGCTCGAACTCCTGCTCCAGACCGACCGCGACCTCCCGCACGCGCTCCGGATGCTGATCCCGGAGGCGTTCCGCGGCGACGACCTGATGGACGACGACCGCGCCGACTTCTACGACTACCACGCCTCGCTCGTCGAGCCGTGGGACGGTCCCGCCCTCGTCATCGGTTTCGACGGCGAGCGCGTCGCCGGCGTCTTAGACCGCAACGGGCTCCGCCCGTGCCGCTACGAGGTGACGACCGACGACCGCCTCGTCGTCGGCAGCGAGGTCGGCGCGCTCCCGACCGAGCCCGCCGACGTGCGGCGCCGCGGTCGGCTCCAGCCCGGCGAGATCTTCGTTGCCGACCCCGAGGCGGGCCGGATCGTCCCCGACGACGAGGTGTTCGAGGAGCTCACCGACGAGAAGTACGGCGAATGGGTCGAGGACGGCCAAGTCGATCTCGACGCGCTCACCGACGAGGACGGCGTCGCGGCCGGGGTCGACGACGGCGCCGTCGGCGGCGGGGACGAGTCGAGCGAGGCGGATGAGACGGAACCCACCGTCCGCGCCCACCAGGCCGCGTTCGGCTACACGACCGACTCGCTGAACCACCTCGTCGAGCCGATGGCGACGGACGGCAAGGACCCGGTCGGCTCGATGGGCGACGACACGCCGCTCTCGGTGTTGGCCGACGTCGACCGCCCCCTCTTCACCTACTTCAAGCAGCTGTTCGCGCAGGTGTCGAACCCGCCGATCGACTACATCCGCGAGGAGCTCGTCACCTCGCTGGAGACCCGAATCGGAAACCAGCGAAACCTCCTCGACGAGACGCCCGAACACGCCGAGCAGATCGTCGCTGACTCGCCGGTCCTGACGGACGCCGAGACGACGGCGCTGCGAGACCTCCCCGGGCCCGGCGAGCGGACGCCGGGGGAGCGCGACGGCGGCGACGACGCGTCCGCCGGCCCCGGGTTCACCTCCGTCACCGTCGACGTCACCTACGACCGCGACGGATCGCTCGTCGACGCCGTCAGCCGGGTCCGCGAGGACGCCGCGGCCGCCATCGAGGACGGCGCCGACGTCGTCGTCCTCTCGGACCGCGCGGTCGGACCGGATCGGCTCGCGGTGCCGAGCCTGCTCGCGACCGGGGCGGTCCACCACCACCTCGTCCGCAAGGGGCTCCGCAACCGCGCGGGCGTCGTCGTCGAGTCCGGCGAACCCCACGAGGTCCACCACCTCGCGACGCTCGTCGGCTACGGCGCGGACGCGGTCGACCCGTACCTCGCGTACGCCTCCATCGCCGACGTGGTCGCCGGCCCGGACGGCGCCGACGAGAACGAGGCGCTCGCGGCGTACCGCCACGCGCTGGAGGACGGCCTCCTCAAGACGATGGCGAAGATGGGCATCTCGACGATGGAGTCGTACCAGGGCGCCCAGATCTTCGAGGCGGTCGGGCTCGACTCCGAGTTCGTTGCCGAGTACTTCGAGGGGACCGAGATCCGCACCGAGGGGATCGGGGCCGAGCAGATCGAAGACGACCTCCGCACCCGCCACGCGATGGCGTTCGGCGCCGACCCCGAGCTGGAGACGATCGGCGAGTACGAGCACCGCTCGTCGGGCGTGAAACACGGCTGGAACCCCCAGACTGTCGGTACGCTCCAGCAGGCGGTCCGCGGCGGCGACTACGAGCAGTACCAGGAGTTCGCCGAGCTGGTCAACGACCAGACCGAGGAGCTCCAGTCGCTGCGCGGCCTGCTGGAGTTCGACTCCGACCGCGACCCGGTACCGGTCGAGGAGGTCGAGCCCGTCGAGTCGATCGTCGAGCGCTTCTCGACCGCCGCGATGAGCCTCGGGAGCATCTCGCCGGAGGCCCACGAGAACAACGCCATCGCGATGAACCGGCTGGGCGCGAAGTCCAACACCGGCGAGGGCGGCGAACCGCCCGAGCGGTTCGACACCGAAAAAGAGTGTACCGTCAAGCAGGTCGCCTCCGGGCGCTTCGGCGTCACCTCGGAGTACCTCGCGAACGCCGAGGAGCTCCAGATCAAGATGGCGCAGGGGTCGAAGCCCGGCGAGGGCGGGCACCTCCCCGGGAAGAAGGTCAACGAGATGATCGCGCACGTGCGGTGTTCGACCCCCGGCGTCGGGCTCATCTCGCCGCCCCCGCAACACGACATCTACTCCATCGAGGACCTCAAGCAGCTCATCTTCGACCTGAAGGCCGCCAGCCCCGAGGCCGACGTCAACGTGAAGCTGGTGTCGGAGGCCGGCATCGGTACCATCGCGGCCGGGGTCGCAAAGGCGAACGCGGACGTCGTCCACGTCTCCGGCCACGACGGGGGTACCGGCGCCTCGCCGAAGACGTCGATCAAGAACGCCGGCCTGCCGTGGGAGCTCGGGCTCGCCGAGGCGAACCAGATGCTCCGCGCCACCGGACTGCGCGACCGCATTCGCGTGTCGGCGGACGGTGGGCTACGCACCGGGCGCGACGTCGCCGTCGCGGCCGCCCTGGGCGCCGAGGAGTACATTTTCGGTACCGCGTCGCTCGTCACCTCGGGCTGCGTGATGGCCCGGCAGTGCCACGAGAACACCTGTCCGGTCGGCGTCGCCACCCAGCGCGAGGACCTCCGCCAGCGGTTCCCGGGACAGCCCGACCACGTCATCAACTACATGACGTTCATCGCGCAGGAGCTCCGGGAGATCATGGCCGAGCAGGGGTACACCGAGCTTGAGGAGTTCATCGGTCGTCCCGAGCTGCTCGCCCAGCGCGAGACCGACCACGAGAAGGCGAAGCATCTCGACCTGTCGGCGGTCATCGCCGAGCCCGCGGGCGAGTCCCGCACGAAGGTCCGCGAGCAGGCCCACGACGGCATCGACGACCTGCTCGACTGGGACCTCATCGACGAGGCCGCGCCCGCCATCGAGGACGGCGCGCCGGTCGCGCTCACCCGCGACATCCGCAACGTCGACCGCGCGGTCGGCGCGACGCTCTCGAACCGCGTCGTCTCCGAACACGGCGGCGAGGGGCTCCCGGACGACACCATCTCCTGCCGGTTCGACGGCGAGGCGGGCCAGAGCTTCGGCGCGTTCCTCGCGCCGGGGATCACGATGGAGCTGTCCGGCGCCGCCAACGACTACGTCGGCAAGGGGCTCTCCGGCGGACGCCTCGTGATCGACACGCCCCCGGAGGCGGCGTACGACCCGACCGAGAACGTCGTCGCCGGCAACGTCTGTCTGTACGGCGCCACCGCGGGCGAGATGTACGTCAACGGCGTCGCCGGCGAGCGGTTCGGCGTCCGTAACTCCGGGGTCCGGGCGGTCGTCGAGGGCGTCGGCGACCACGGTTGCGAGTACATGACCGGCGGCGTCGTCGCCGTCCTCGGCGACACCGGCCGCAACTTCGCGGCCGGGATGTCCGGCGGCATCGCGTACGTGTACGACCCCGACGACCGCCTCGACGACCGCGTCAACCGCGGGATGGTGTCGGTCTCCGAGACGCTCGACGACTCCGACGAGCGGATGCTCCGCCGCCTCGTCGAGAACCACCGCGCGTACACCGAAAGCGAGCGCGCGGCCGACCTCCTCGACGACTGGGAGGCCGCGCTCGACGACTTCGTCCGCGTCTTCCCCGACGCGTACGCCGAGGTCATCGCGGAGGGCAAGGGCGCCGACGTGCGCGAGGAGCCGCCCGCACCGGCCGCCGCGGTGCCGGACGCCGACGCCGACGCGACCGGACAGGCGTCGAGCGACGACTGA
- a CDS encoding HEWD family protein, translating into MSVTITPPKERTCELCGRDERWDDEADGWRIADEPGNVYCIHEWDINGSFVPLEE; encoded by the coding sequence ATGAGCGTGACCATTACACCGCCGAAGGAGCGCACGTGCGAGCTGTGCGGGCGCGATGAGCGGTGGGACGACGAGGCCGACGGGTGGCGCATCGCGGACGAACCCGGCAACGTCTACTGTATCCACGAGTGGGACATCAACGGCTCGTTCGTCCCCCTCGAAGAGTAG
- a CDS encoding DUF6517 family protein codes for MKRRGLLAALAASTSVAIAGCAGEDGSYEFDAEPARVPESAYAEGYSGEDPESYTIDREFNVTGVNAKVTATTWVARYTNSTTQSALFVASTPNASVAGQSVNPLVRVQGADLIRRLLNQINQQDVGGGNADIQTDDVEERGEETRTILGEEATIPVFETTISADVEGTDSSSGSVEDVPVLLYIATVQHTADGADSEDAIAMVGVHPEQASQREQLLSMMEAVEH; via the coding sequence ATGAAACGACGTGGACTGCTCGCGGCACTCGCGGCGTCGACCTCGGTCGCTATCGCCGGATGCGCCGGCGAGGACGGGAGCTACGAGTTCGACGCGGAACCGGCGCGCGTTCCCGAGTCCGCGTACGCGGAGGGCTACTCCGGGGAGGATCCGGAGTCGTACACCATCGACCGCGAGTTCAACGTCACTGGCGTGAACGCGAAGGTCACGGCGACGACGTGGGTCGCCCGGTACACCAACTCGACGACCCAGTCGGCGCTGTTCGTGGCGAGTACGCCGAACGCCTCCGTCGCCGGACAGTCGGTCAATCCGCTGGTCAGGGTGCAGGGTGCGGACCTCATCCGACGGCTTCTCAACCAGATCAATCAGCAGGACGTCGGCGGCGGCAACGCCGACATCCAAACGGACGACGTCGAGGAGCGCGGCGAGGAGACCCGGACGATCCTCGGCGAAGAGGCCACCATCCCGGTCTTCGAGACGACGATCAGCGCCGACGTCGAGGGGACGGACAGCTCGAGCGGATCCGTCGAAGACGTCCCCGTTCTCCTGTACATCGCTACCGTCCAACACACCGCGGACGGCGCGGACAGCGAAGACGCGATCGCGATGGTCGGCGTGCACCCGGAACAGGCGTCCCAGCGCGAGCAGTTGCTCTCGATGATGGAAGCGGTCGAACACTGA
- a CDS encoding DUF7097 family protein: protein MERTPDGTPVGVDDPYAVAGVCDHLTDDGRCRFALTRAGDDPEFTAARRTDGYDCHVGADGEWLRCPHYRSTTDAKTCARCGLDDVRLAHDDSRPLVEEHHLSYGGDGDDGHEITVGLCRWCHAKVHESIARIDDDASPGPEAIAEREGRRETERSASSFETASEKYDPEE from the coding sequence ATGGAGCGCACCCCCGACGGGACCCCCGTCGGCGTCGACGACCCGTACGCGGTCGCCGGCGTCTGCGACCACCTCACCGACGACGGCCGGTGCCGCTTCGCGCTCACGCGGGCGGGAGACGACCCCGAGTTCACGGCGGCTCGGCGCACGGACGGGTACGACTGCCACGTCGGCGCCGACGGCGAGTGGCTCAGGTGCCCGCACTACCGGTCGACGACGGACGCGAAGACCTGCGCCCGGTGCGGATTAGACGACGTGCGGCTGGCCCACGACGACTCGCGGCCGCTCGTGGAGGAACATCACCTCTCGTACGGCGGTGACGGAGACGACGGACACGAGATAACGGTCGGCCTCTGTCGCTGGTGTCACGCGAAGGTCCACGAGTCGATCGCTCGGATCGACGACGACGCGAGCCCGGGCCCCGAGGCGATCGCGGAACGCGAGGGACGGCGAGAGACCGAACGCTCGGCTTCGTCGTTCGAAACGGCCAGCGAGAAGTACGACCCCGAGGAGTAG